A single window of Eucalyptus grandis isolate ANBG69807.140 chromosome 1, ASM1654582v1, whole genome shotgun sequence DNA harbors:
- the LOC120295787 gene encoding receptor-like protein EIX2, translating to MTSLQHLDLASNLFNSSIPRSFDNLRSLIDLNLEENLLQSIEGGLFTFLMNKPFLESLSLNYNELREEIFSVEANSSGLTGKNLERLEISNNFLQEALPDWLVQLKNLKILDLSNNQLHGTIPSSYGWLCLEELVLSNNQLTGNISEALGRSQVLSTLDLSNNLLNGTIPHSLGQLQDLYHVDLSANSLRGILSEIHFSNLSKLSYLDISNNNIAFEVHSDWIPPFNLLYIRMVSCKFGTEFPRWIRSQVEATEILLSNASITGALPNWLGLMSFSYLNLSYNQINGSMPKFSSNLYSLDLSHNSISGPIPHDIGRAMPNLNSLYLNDNLFSGPMPTSFCEIGLEVLHLGRNELVGKIPACWQDNPMILLDLSSNKLSGVIPSSLGNSIGLRSVHLNNNGLHGEIPATMNNCKNLVILDVGENKISGSVPHWFGPSFQFLQILRLRENMFNGSIPSQLCSLSALQIMDLAVNNLTGKIPNCLGYVKSMKLQKSTYEGNSLSPASKPAPLENPTAIPPTNWNQMHVEQVVKGIDLDYTTLDLQLMVNLDLSSNRLIGPIPKELTLLSKLRGLNLSRNFLSGGIPTMIGDMESLESLDLSNNHLSGTIPQSFSAFTSLSKLNLSHNNFTGPIPKGNQIQTLDDPSIYVDNPLLCGDPLQKKCLGVEAPQAPKEDTDEEGKLEKVMFCVVIMLGLAIGFWGVIGVLVYKKNWRHMYFDYVDRKIDMIYVIIVVKASKLKRKLRRA from the coding sequence ATGACTTCTCTCCAGCACCTTGATCTTGCATCAAACCTTTTCAACTCTTCAATACCAAGGTCATTTGATAACTTGAGAAGTCTTATCGATCTCAATttagaagaaaatcttttgcaaaGCATTGAAGGAGGTTTGTTCACTTTCCTGATGAACAAACCATTCCTTGAGTCACTATCTTTGAATTATAATGAACTTCGTGAGGAGATATTTTCAGTTGAGGCAAATTCTTCGGGGCTTACCGGGAAAAACTTAGAGCGATTGGAGATAAGTAATAATTTTCTTCAGGAAGCTTTGCCAGATTGGTTGGTGCAATTGAAAAACCTGAAAATACTTGACTTATCAAATAATCAATTACATGGAACCATCCCGTCATCATATGGTTGGCTATGCTTGGAAGAACTTGTTCTTTCTAATAATCAGTTGACCGGGAATATTTCAGAGGCATTAGGAAGATCGCAAGTCTTATCAACTTTAGATCTCAGTAATAATCTTCTAAATGGCACCATTCCTCATAGTCTAGGGCAACTTCAAGATCTTTACCATGTAGATCTTTCAGCAAATTCCTTGAGAGGAATACTTTCTGAAATCCACTTCTCCAACCTCTCGAAGCTATCGTACTTAGATATTAGCAACAACAATATAGCTTTTGAGGTGCATTCCGACTGGATACCGCCCTTCAATTTGTTGTACATTCGGATGGTGTCTTGCAAGTTTGGAACAGAATTTCCGCGATGGATAAGATCACAAGTCGAGGCAACAGAGATACTTTTGTCCAATGCCTCCATCACCGGAGCTCTCCCAAATTGGCTAGGTCTCATGTCGTTCTCCTACTTGAATCTCTCTTACAACCAAATAAATGGATCTATGCCgaaattttcttctaatttgtACTCATTAGATCTCTCTCACAACTCAATCTCAGGACCTATTCCACATGATATTGGCCGGGCGATGCCTAATTTGAATTCCTTGTATCTGAATGATAATCTCTTTAGTGGTCCAATGCCAACCTCATTCTGCGAGATAGGATTGGAAGTGTTGCACCTTGGAAGGAATGAATTAGTAGGCAAAATCCCTGCATGTTGGCAGGATAATCCTATGATTCTCCTTGATTTATCATCCAACAAATTGTCTGGAGTCATACCAAGTTCTTTGGGAAATTCAATTGGGCTTCGGTCAGTACACTTGAATAACAACGGTCTCCATGGAGAAATTCCAGCAACTATGAACAATTGCAAGAACTTGGTGATTTTGGATGTTGGCGAGAACAAAATCTCTGGAAGTGTTCCACATTGGTTTGGACCAAGCTTTCAATTTCTACAGATTCTTCGACTGCGAGAAAACATGTTCAATGGTAGTATTCCTTCACAGCTATGCTCACTCTCTGCATTGCAAATAATGGACCTAGCAGTGAATAATTTGACAGGAAAGATTCCAAATTGTCTTGGCTATGTGAAAAGTATGAAACTGCAAAAAAGCACATATGAAGGAAACTCGCTCTCCCCTGCTTCTAAGCCTGCACCTTTGGAGAATCCTACTGCCATCCCTCCGACAAATTGGAATCAAATGCATGTGGAACAGGTCGTGAAGGGGATAGACCTTGACTACACAACACTTGATCTACAGCTTATGGTCAATTTGGATCTCTCGAGTAATAGATTGATTGGGCCGATCCCTAAAGAGCTTACCTTGCTCTCCAAATTGCGAGGCTTGAACTTATCCCGCAACTTCCTTTCTGGAGGCATCCCTACTATGATTGGAGACATGGAATCGCTTGAGTCACTTGATCTTTCGAATAATCACCTTTCAGGAACAATCCCACAAAGCTTTTCTGCGTTTACATCATTGAGCAAACTAAACTTGTCACACAACAATTTCACGGGGCCAATTCCCAAAGGAAATCAAATCCAGACCCTTGATGATCCTTCCATTTATGTTGACAATCCTCTACTTTGTGGCGATCCTCTACAAAAGAAATGCCTAGGTGTGGAGGCCCCTCAAGCACCAAAAGAAGATACCGATGAAGAAGGTAAGCTTGAAAAGGTGATGTTCTGCGTAGTCATAATGCTTGGGCTTGCGATTGGGTTTTGGGGAGTTATTGGAGTTCTGGTGTACAAGAAGAATTGGAGACACATGTACTTTGACTATGTGGATCGTAAAATAGACATGATCTACGTGATCATTGTAGTGAAGGCATCCAAgttgaagaggaaattgagaagAGCATAA